The sequence ACGCTCGGTGCCGTTGATGATGAAGGTGCCCTTCTCGCTCATCAGCGGGAAATCGCCCATGAACACGGTCTGCTGCTTGATTTCGCCGGTTTCATTGTTCATGAATTCAGCCTTGACATACAGCGGTGCCGCGTAAGTGGCGTCGCGGTCCTTGCACTCTGCAATCGAGTACTTCGGATCAGCGAACTCCGGCTCCGAGAAGCTCAAGGACATGGTGTCCTGGAAGTCCTCGATAGGGGAGATTTCCTCGAAGATTTCTGCCAGGCCCGAGGTGTTAGGCACGCTGAAGTCGCCAGCGGCTTCTGCCTTGGCCAGGCGCTCTACCCAGTTCTGGTTGCCGACGAGGCGGTCAAAGCTCTCGGTCTGCAATGCCAGCAGGTTAGGCACTTCAAGGGGCTCGTGAATCTTTGCAAAAGAAAGTCGGCCAGCGTATGCAGCATCGCGGGCCGAACTAGCGGTTTGGTTGTTAGGGTTGCTCGAGGCGACCAAGATGGATCCTTCCAAAGACCGTCAGGTTTCCGAACGCTTACCGTGCTAAGGTTCCTGCCATAGGACAGTTCCTCTTTTTTCGTCCGCACGAACCCACCGCTATATGAAGGCCGCGCGCAAACAGCAAGGCGCAAATTTCTACTCTACCGGAGGAAAATCCGGTTGTCGATACTCGGTGCAGAAATTCGTGCTATAGTTTTCGCCCCCTCTTTCGCCCGGGGCACCATTGCGTTCTGACTGCCGAGCTCTAGCAACTCCCCCAAGCGAATCCTGCGCGGATTTTGATTCATATTTACCCAAATGATCCCCTTGTTTTCGGCGATCTGAGGAAATCATTGAAATTCAGCTCGCAGCCAATGCGCTGTCCGTTTTTCGAATTTCTGTGGCACATATGTGTTTTGTCACATCTGTGCAAACAAGGCGGAAAACGCCAGTTTTTGCGCCTCTTCGGTACCTGCTCAAGGTTTTTTGGCAATAATTTTAAACCGCTTCTGCCGGTCATTGCTCCCTGCTCCCCAGCTGAGTTAAGCCCTGGCGCCGACGTGTGTCTGGTGGCTTCTTGTAGGACCACTAGCTATGATCGAGCAAACATCCACGGTTAAGGAGAAGAAGTGAACAAGCTGCAGTCAGATGAAGCACTCACCCGAGTTACCCTGGACGCTTCGCGCCGGAATGTACCGATTGAGATTGTGCCGCGCGAGAAGGTGAGCTCGTTGGAAGAAGCTGCCGATGCTTTAGGCATCTCAGCCTCCGCCCTGCTCAAGACCCTTGTGATCAAGAAATCCGACGATACGTTCGTTTTCGCTCTGATCCCGGGCGGCCGGAAACTTGATTGGGCCAAGCTGCGCACGGTGATTGGCGTCAACAAGCTTTCGTTACCGCCATCGGATATCGCATGGGATGTCACGCACTACGAACCCGGAACCATCACGCCCTTCGGCTCGCATACGGTGCTGCCGGTTTATATCGATGCCACCGTCTTTGATGAGCCGGTCCCAGAACATATCGGCTTGGGCAGTGGGGACCGCACCCATGGCTTGCTGGTTCGGGCTAAGGATCTGGTTAGCGGATTTGATGCCAAGATTGTTGATATTTCGACTCCGGAATAGCCAGCTCCGGCTTGGCCAAGGCCTTCTTCGCCCAGCTCCGGGCCATGGTCAAGCCGTTGATGGTCGCATTGCGCAGTGGCAGTCCAAAGGGTTGTTCAACGTAGCGGGCCACCAGATACGCAACAAAGAGCATCAGCACCATCAACCCGGCCAGCAAAACGTACTTGTTGACCACGTCGTGCAGCTGGTTGATCAGCCACCAGCCCCATAGCTGGTGGATCAGGTACAGCGGGTAGGTCAGTGAGCCTGCCACTGCTAGCCATTTGCCCTGGACGTTTTTCAGCGGGGTCAGGGTACACACCGCGAGCAGTACGACGCACAACACTGCTAGCAGCTGGAAATGCCATGCCGGAATATCCAGACCGGAAAGGAAGTCCGCGTCCTTGCGGCCCTTGATGCCGGTGAAATAGGCGGCGATGGCAGTATTGCCGGCAACCATTGCCCAGCGAAGCGCACTGTGTCCGTTTTGGTAGATCAGGTACAGCACCATGCCAGCTGCGAACAGGGCCGCATATTCACCAGCGATCCACTCCTGAAGCGAGTCCAGGTTGGTGAAGTGCAGATAGAGGCCTAGTGCGGGCCAGATGCCCGCCAGCCAGAGAATGTGCCTGTTCTTCACCAAACCGAAGGCCAACAGCACCGCAAGCAAGATGTAGAAGCGCAGTTCCACCCAGAGGGTCCAGTAGACCCCGTCCATATCCGTTACTCCGAAGCCCGCCTGCATCATGGTCAGGTTCGGCAGGATATCACTGGCCGAGCGGCCTTCATTGCCGGTGGGCCAGATGCGAAGCGAGATCACTGCTGCGGCGATTACCGCCAGCCAATAAGCCGGATAGAGCCGGCCTACACGTGAGCCGATGAAACCTATGACGTTTTTGCCCTGCAGGGACATCAGAATGACAAAGCCGGAGATCAGGAAGAATAACGGGACACCGAGCTGTCCGTAGCGAGTGAATTCCGAAAGGACCGGCCAGTACTCTGCGGCCTTGGTCCCCCAGTGCTCATGTCCCCATGCCGTGTAGTGGTATAGGACGACAATTAGCGCAGCTGTAATTCGCAAAGCGTCTAGGAGTCCTAGCCGCGGTGCTGGCTTGTGGGTCTGGGTAGCTACAGTTTTTGACACATATTCACTGTATGCAATGAACTTGAATGAACCCTGTTAATAGAAACGTTATAAACAATTGCTAAGGTTTATACCGTTTAACGGCCAAAGGCCCACAGACTTTCGTCTGTGGACCTTTAGCAATAAGTTGCGAGTGACCGCGGAACTTACTTAACCGAAACGGTTGCGCCGGCAGCTTCGAGAGCTTCCTTTGCCTTCTCGGCTGCGTCCTTTGCAACACCCTCAAGCAGAGCCTTTGGAGCAGCGTCAACGAGCTCCTTAGCTTCCTTCAGGCCCAGGGAAGTCAGTGCGCGAACTTCCTTGATAACTGCGATCTTCTTGTCGCCAGCCGACTCGAGTACTACGTCGAATTCGGTCTGCTCTTCAGCAGCAGCTTCGCCGCCTGCAGCTGGACCAGCAACTGCAACAGCAGCAGCGGTTACGTCGAAGGTCTCTTCGAATTCCTTAACGAACTCGGAAAGCTCGATGATGGTCATTTCCTTGAATGCGGAAAGCAGCTCTTCGTTGCTGAGCTTCGCCATGGTGGGCGTCCTTTCGGTTTTTGGCCTTGAGGGCCGATGAATTTGGGTTTACGTTGCGAGAGAACTCGAAAGCTTAGGCTTCTGCCGGAGCTTCCTCGGCGGCTGCGCCACCGTTCTCGTCGAGCTTTGCACGCAGAGCTTCGACAGCGCGGGCAGCAGCCGAAGCTGGAGCCTGCAGCACTGCTGCAACGCGGGCGAGCTGAGTTTCGCGGGACTCCAGAGCAGCCAGAGCGGCGATGCCGCTCTGATCCAGTGCCTTGCCTTCGAACCAACCGGTCTTGATGACCAGCTTGTCGTTAGTCTTGGCGAATTCCGTGAGGCTCTTAGCGGCAGCAACTGCGTCGCCCTTAATGAAGGCGATTGCGGTTGGACCAGAAAGCTGGTCATCGAATGCATCGATGCCGGCGTTCTTCGCTGCGATTGCGGTCAAGGTGTTCTTTACGACTGCGTACTTGGTCTCCTGACCAAGCGAGCGGCGCAGATCCTTGAGCTGTGCAACGGTAAGCCCACGGTATTCGGTCAAGACAGCCGCCGACGAATCGTTGAATTCCGTAGTGATTTCTTCAATCGCTGCAGTCTTGCTTGGGGTTGCCATAACACTCCTTCCGGGGATTTGTTCGGTACCGTTTCAAAACCGGCGAGGCCATAAAAATAGCCCCGCGCAGGAGCACAGGGCGTTTCAACTAATTCAAGTCAAAAAATCTATGTAACCTGCGTTGGTCATCCTTGCGGATCTTTAGGAACATCTGGAAACCAAATGTTCAACCGACGGTCTTCGGTAGTTCTAGTTTATAGGAGCCATCAAGCCCACAGCAAATTAAGCCCGGAAGCAAAACGATGATCCTGGTCACTAGACGCATTAAATTAGTGTGGCGGGACTCAGATACCAACGCTTGGGGAACGCGGATAGTAAGTCCCGCCGATACAAAAGCTTTGGGGAAACTTTCATATCTCATCCGCGTAGGGCCTTGGGGGATCCATACGCGGACGACCGAGGTTCTCGGTAGTCCAAGGTTATCACCGGGCGCCGGCTGGCACGAAACTCGCAGGAAGTATTCAGCGACCGGAGCAATTCCAAAGATAGGTGGCTTAAAAGGTTGAGGAGCACACCGATAATCGGTATGCTCCTCAACTTCGTCAGCTTTTAGGCTTAGGCCTCAACACGGGTTACGTTCGCGTCAACAGGGATACCTGGACCGAAGGTAGTAGCGATGGTTGCCTTCGAGATGTAGCGACCCTTCGAAGCCGAAGGCTTCAGGCGCAGAACCTCGTCCAATGCAGCTGCGTAGTTCTCGGTCAGCTGCTGAGCGTCAAACGAAACCTTGCCAATGATGAAGTGCAGGTTCGAGTGCTTGTCAACGCGGAAGTCGATCTTGCCGCCCTTGATGTCGTTAACAGCCTTAGCAACATCCATGGTTACGGTACCGGTCTTAGGGTTTGGCATCAGGTTACGAGGACCCAGTACCTTACCCAAGCGGCCAACCTTGCCCATGAGGTCAGGGGTTGCAACTGCTGCGTCGAAGTCGGTCCAGCCGCCCTGAATCTTTTCGATCAGGTCGTCCGAGCCAACGAAGTCGGCGCCAGCTTCACGAGCTGCTTCTGCCTTGTCGCCGTTAGCGAATACAACCACGCGAGCTACCTTACCGGTACCGTGTGGAAGGTTTACGGTACCGCGAACCATCTGGTCTGCCTTGCGTGGGTCAACACCCAAGCGGAAAGCAACCTCAACGGTCGAGTGACCCTTGTCGCCTGCGATCTCCTTAGCCAGGGCAATTGCCTCGGCTGGAGCGTAGAACTTGTCGGCATCGATCTTAGCCGCGGCGGCTACGTATGCTTTGCTGCGCTTTGCCATCTGCGTTATCTCCTTATGCAGTCGTGGTCATATGGACCGCGCCCGGTCCTGCCACGGGCGAATCGACCAATGGATCGAAACGCCTTAGTTTAAATTCTTTGTTGCTGTTCACCAGGTGAATAGCGGAAGGCGGAATTAGCCTTCTACGGTCACACCCATGGAGCGGGCGGTGCCGGCGATGATCTTAGCTGCAGCAGCCAGATCGTTTGCGTTCAGGTCTGCCATCTTGGTGCTGGCGATTTCTTCAACCTGAGCCAAGGTAAGGTTTGCAACCTTGTCGGTGTGTGGAACACCCGAACCCTTTGCAATGCCAGCAGCCTTCTTGATCAGCTCAGCTGCAGGAGGAGTCTTGGTGATGAAAGTGAACGAACGGTCTTCGTATACGGTGATCTCAACTGGAACAACGTTACCGCGCTGCGACTCGGTCGCTGCGTTGTAAGCCTTGCAGAATTCCATGATGTTGACGCCGTGCTGACCAAGGGCTGGACCGATTGGAGGAGCTGGGTTAGCAGCACCTGCCTGGATCTGCAGCTTGATGAGTCCGGTGACCTTTTTCTTTGGGGCCATGTCGGGTCCTTCTACTCTTGCGTTTCCCGCGGCACAGGAGCGTGGCACGGGGATCTGGCTATCGTGGCGCGACAGCCAAGCGCGCTCTCATACCGATAAGCGACCGATATGGAGCACGAAGACTTAATACTACTGGATCTTGGTGACCTGGTTGAAGTTCAAGGTCACTGGGGTCTCGCGTTCGAAGATCGAAACCAGTACGACCAGCTGTGCGGCATCCAGCTTGATTTCCGAGATGGTTGCCGGCATGGTTTCGAACGGTCCGTCGTTCACGATGACCGATTCGCCAACCTCGAAGTCCACGGTGACCTCAGTAATTGGAGCACGGCCTGGCTTCGAAGCCGAAGGCTGCTCTACTGGGTCAACGATGGTGTGTTCCAGCATGGAGAACACTTCATCAAGGCTCAATGGGTTTGGATCGTGGGCATTGCCAACGAATCCGGTAACACCTGGAGTGTGTCGAACAACACCCCACGAAGCGTCGGTCAGCTCCATGCGAACCAGGACGTAGCCCGGGATGCGCACGCGGCGAACGATCTTGCGCTGAGTGTTCTTGACCTCGACGACCTCTTCCATTGGAACCTGGATATCAAAGATGAATTCATCCATGTCCTGGGTCTGGATACGAGTCTCGAGGTTGACCTTCACGCGGTTTTCGTAGCCAGCGTAGGTGTGGATAACAAACCAGTCACCTGGAAGACGACGCAGCTTGGCGCGGAATTCTTCCTTGAGCTTGGCTACGTTGCCTTCGCCGTCAGCGTCTTCAGCGTCCTCGGCTTCAGCTTCGGTTTCGTCGGCTTCGCCTTCGATTACCTGAGCGTCTTCAGCGTCCTGTGCTGGTGCTTCGGTTGGGTCGACGTCAGCTTCAACAGCTGGCTCAACCTGATCGCCGGCGGCTTCAACGAACTCGTTTTCGACCTCGTCATTAATCTGCGGTTCGAGTTCCTTGTCGGACACTGCAGCTCCTGCTTTCTTTGACTGAATGACACTAAATTGCCTCGGGGTAATCATACCTCCGAGGCAACAAAATTACTGTTCGACCTGCTTGGTGAACAGGAGGATCGAACCTTGCCCGAAGACAAAGTCCAGGGCCGTCACGATCAGCATCACCACGACCACGAAGCCGACAACAACCAGGAAGTAATTCACCAGTTCGCTGCGGGTCGGTGTGACGACCTTCTTAAGTTCGGCGATTACCTGACGGAAGAACAAGAAGATTCGGGCAAAGAAACCCAACTTCTGTCCGCCCTTACCTGAGCTCAGAGCAGATTCGGTCATGTTCTTCCTCGTTTCAAAAATTTGGCCAGTTGAAACAATCACGGTGTGCCATAGTCTATTCGACTGCAACACACCGTGATGAGATAATTCGCTAAGCGATAAATCGCTACTGCGCAGGGCAGACAGGACTCGAACCTGCAACCTGCGGTTTTGGAGACCGCTGCGCTACCAATTGCGCCACTACCCTTCGGAGCTTTTTACTGCTCCCACCTAGAACATCTTAGCGGATCCAACAAGTTGCTTTCTCCGTTCCGATGTCTCGGCAACGAGAAATAACTTTACGCAACGAAATGGGAATTGTCGAACTGACAACCTCCGGTGTGGCGCAGAACGCACTCTTGGGCACTGTTTCGCACCATATTGTGTCATTTTCACTTTTGGGATGCTCAAGTGCACTCGCGCGAACTAAACTGGGAACTAACAGCTGTCCCCATAGATCTCAGGACGAATCCCTAATGTCTCGCATTTCTCGCCGCATCGGCGCAATCTCCGAATCCGCGACTCTCGCAGTAGATGCCAAGGCGAAGGCACTCAAAGCAGCAGGTCGACCAGTCATCGGTTTCGGTGCCGGTGAACCCGACTTCCCCACCCCCGGCTACATTGTTGAAGCAGCAGTCAAAGCGGCTCAGGATCCAAAGAACCACCGCTACTCCCCTGCTGCCGGCCTGCCAGAGCTTCGCGAAGCAATCGCAGAAAAGACTCTGCGCGATTCGGGCTACGAGCTGAAGGCCAACCAGGTACTGGTGACCAATGGCGGCAAGCAGGCGGTGTACAACACTTTCGCAACCCTGCTTGATCCAGGCGACGAGGTCATCGTTCCGGCTCCGTACTGGACCACCTATCCGGAGGCCATCCAGCTTGCCGGCGGCAAAGCCGTTTCGATCTTCGCCGGCCCCGAGCAGGGCTACAAGGTCACCGTCGAGCAACTCGAGTCGGTACTGACCGAACGCACCAAGGTGCTGCTGTTCGTCTCCCCGTCGAATCCAACCGGTGCGGTCTACACCCCGGAGCAGGTTCGCCAGATCGGCCAGTGGGCTGCTTCCAAGGGCCTGTGGGTAGTGACCGACGAAATCTATGAGCATCTAACCTACGGTGATGCTTCCTTCAGCTCCATCGCCACTTTGGTCCCAGAACTTGAAGACCGCGTGGTCATCCTCAACGGCGTGGCCAAGACCTACGCCATGACCGGTTGGCGCGTGGGTTGGATGGCCGGTCCTGCCGACGTCATCAAGGCCGCAACCAATCTGCAGTCCCACGCCACGTCCAACGTTTCCAACGTTTCCCAGCGTGCGGCCCTAGCAGCAGTGGCCGGTCCACTGGATGCGGTGAACGAAATGAAGGTTGCTTTCAACCGCCGCCGCCTGGCCATCGTCGAGTCGCTGAATGCAATTGACGGCCTGCACTGCCCAACCCCTGAAGGCGCGTTCTACGCATACTCGGATGTCCGCGGCCTGTTGGGTCGGGAAATTCGTGGCGTAGTGAACAACACCAGTGCAGAACTGGCCGCTTTCATTCTGGAACAGGCCGAAGTTGCTGTAGTGCCTGGTGAGGCCTTCGGTCCTTCTGGCTACATCCGCATGTCCTACGCCTTGGGCGATGCAGATCTCGCAGAAGGCGTATCGCGCATGGCCAAGCTGCTGGGCGAAGCCAAGTAACCAAGTAGCAACGCTGAAGAAGCCGGGCAGTCCAGGATGATGGACTGCCCGGCTTCTTTGCTTCTACCTGAGGGGCTCAGAGGATCTTGCGATCCACTGCCCAACGGGTCAATTCATGGCGATTAGAAAGCTGGAGCTTGCGCAGCACATTGGAGACATGCGATTCAACGGTCTTCACCGAAATGAACAGTTCCTTGGCCACTTCCTTATAGCTGTATCCGCGGGCAATCAGCCGCATTACCTGCAATTCCCGGTCCGAGAGCAAATCAAGTTCTTCATCAATTTCCGCCACCGGAGTGCTGCTGCCAAAGGCATCGAGCACGAACCCGGCCAAACGCGGGGAGAACACCGCGTCTCCCCCGGCCACACGGCGCACCGCATCAGAAATCTCAGCCCCGGAAATGCTCTTGGTCACATACCCGCGTGCCCCACTGCGGATCACCGTCACCACGTCCTGAGCCGCGTCGGACACGCTCAACGCTAAGAACCGGGTGCTTCCCAACAGGCCCGTGCAGCCCTTGAGCACTTCTGCCCCGCCACCGCCACGACCCCCGGGCAGGTGCACGTCCAAGAGCACCACATCCGGTTGCTGTTCGTGGATCACCTTGATGGCTTCTTCCACGGTGCCAGCTTCCCCGGCAATCTCAATGTCGTGGGCTAAATCGGCACGCAGCCCGGAACGGAAAATAGCATGGTCATCGACCAGCACTACGCGGTAGGTCTTGACGGGATTTTCTGTGCTCATGATTCTAATCTTCCTCCATGTTCCGCGGCATGCTCAGCTGCACTTCGGTTCCGGTATCTTTGCTGCGGATCTGCGCGGTGCCTCCGGCACGCTCCATGCGGCCAATGATGGATTCGCGCACCCCGTGCCGGTCCGTGGGTATGTCCTTGACTTCGAATCCGGCTCCACGGTCACGCACATATACTTCGACTTGCTCGGCCGTGCATTCAATGAAGACCGAAATCTTTCCTTGCGCATGCTTAGCCGCATTCATCATCGCCTCGCGGCTCGCGGCCACCAGCGCTTGCTGTCCGGAAAAACCCTGCGCGTTACCCACGGCAATAACTTCCACATCGCGCAATAGCAGCTGTTCAATGTGACTGGCCTCGTGCTGGATTTCCGCGACGACATCTTCATCATCAAGGTCCTGGTTGCCATAAAGCCATTGGCGCAGTTCGCGCTCTTGGACGCGGGCCAGGGCCCTGACCGCGGCCGGGTCTTCGCTACGCTTCTGGATGACCGCCAGGGTCTGCAGCACCGAGTCATGCAGATGCGCGGCAAAATCTGCACGTTGGGCAGCTGCCTGGCGTGAACTGCGCTCAGCAATGTAATCACGCCATAACCTGGTACCCCAAGGCAGCAGCACCGCAACGGCACCGACAATGATCGCAAAGGCCGTCCATAGTCCACTCAGCAGATCGGTGGTCCCGACAGCGGCGCTCAATAGCGCCAGCAGTCCACCGATGACCAGCACCAGCCCAAAGGCCAAGCGGAGGAGCAGTGGCAAGGCAAGCCGCTTTTTCTGATCGGTGATGCCCTCATCAAACTGGATCCAGGCCAGCACGATGCCAGCCACGATCCCCAGGCAGGGCCAAATCAATTCCCAACGAATGTTCCAGCCAACCCACTGCCCGAAGGCGAGCACGGCGAGCGCACACAGCCCGGCACCGATCAGGGTCTCTCGCCAAGTCGAGTTCCGTTCCCAGCCTTCACGCGACCCGAAGATTCCTTGCTGGACACGACTCATTTCTTCGGCAAGACTGCGGGACCGGGTACTCCAAGAACGAAGTTCATCAGCATGCGCTTCTTCAGCGCTGGGTACGAACACCCACAGCCAGGCGTAAAGGAGAATCCCGATACCGCCCAGTGCCGTGAGCGCCAAAAAGCCCAGACGGACATATCCCAGAGGGATATTCAGGTGCTCGGCGAGGCCACCGCAGACACCGGCAATGAGCCGGTTTCCGCTGCGCACCATCAAACGTCTTTCAGGACTTTCCATAGTTCTAAGTCAAACATGTTCTTCGTGTTTCTTCGCGGTTGATCACCGGTTCTAGGGGCACCCCTAGGGAAAGTTCAGGGTATCCCCTCATAGCGGGCGATCCCTTGGCCAAGAGAGAATTGAACTATGAACAACGAAGGCTCTCAACGTGGTCGCGGCTTCTATGACCAGCTGCGCAAGTCACCAGTGGCGCGCAAGGACTCGCAGTGGGTCGGCGGCGTAGCAACCGGTATTGCCGACTATTTCAAGGTAGATGTCGTTTTGATCCGGGGCATCTTCGTGGTGCTCGGTGTGCTGGGCGGACTGGGCATGGTCCTCTACGGTCTGGCGTGGGCTTTGCTTCCGGATACCGAAGGCAAGATCCATCTGGAAAGTGCTGGCAATCGGAACTGGACCAGCGGCATGACCGGCGCAGTGCTGATTTTCGCGCTGGGCATCTTCCCCGCTCCATGGTTCCTCGATTCGCTGGCACCGGTGTTGTGGCCACTGGCCATTGTCGCCGCCATCGTGTTCATCATTTTCAGCCGAAAGAACACCAGATTTGCCCGCCCGAACCAAAACCGCAAGCCAGCATCCCCTGGCACCGATTCGGCCTCACCTGCCGCGCAGGATCCCAAGAGCACGGCGCTGGAACATCCGTGGCGTGAAGAGCAGGCCTACAGTTCCACGGCCAGCACAGCAGGGTTCGCATCTGCCACCACGGATGCCTCGACTAAGGAGTACCCCATGAGTTCAGGTGATTCCGGCGCCGGAAGCCAATACCAGAACAGTTATTCTCCGGACCCCGCCTACACCAAGGCCTACTATTCCAAGGCAGTTGACAAGCCGGTCAGCCGCGCCATCCCAGGCTGGGTGGCAACCACCGTGGTGGGGCTGACCGTACTGGTCATCGCTGTAGTCCTGCTGGCTGATTACCTGAATATTGTGGCATTGCCAGGTTCAGGCTGGGCCGTGGCACTAGCCTGCGGCCTGCTGGTTGTTGGCGTCGCCATTGTCCTGGCCGCACTTGTTGGCCGGACCAGTGGCGGTTTGCTGGGCCTGGCTATTCCCCTGCTGGTGCTGGCCGTGATCTTCGCAGCGAACACCGCTGGAGATTCGCGCCGCGGATTGGTGCACTCATCCAGCGATGGCGACAGCCACTACAGTGCAGTGTTCAGCAATTCGACAGTTGACCTGACCCACCTAGGCAATATCAGCAAACCAACTACGGTAGAGATCGATTCGGTATTTTCTAATATGGAACTGCTGCTGCCGGCTAATGTTCCGGTAACGATTGAGAGCGATGGGGTCTTCCTTTCCGGGACAGGGATGGACCTTCCCCAGGATGCGCTTTCTCTGCCGGAGAATGCACCTATGCTGACCATTGAGGTAGACGGCGCGTTTTCTTCGTTCTCCACTTCGGTGGATGCTCCTGATGCACTGAACCGCAGCACCGAGAGTTTCTAAGGACTGAGCTTGATGAATACTTCTTCCACACCGGCCAAAAAGTTCCCTACCGGAACACTGGTCTTCGGCCTGATTCTGATCGTTGTCGCCCTGGCATCGCTCAGCCGCCTGGTTTTGCACTGGAGCTTCGATATGCCGTTGCTGCTCATTGCCATTGTCGCTTTCGCCGGCGTTGCCATGATCTTCTCCGGACTGGCATCAGCTGGCAAGTCCCGCAAATCCAAAGATGAACCACCGGTTCCCACCGATCCCAACCTCTGAGCTTTATAGCCTTTCAAACATTTAGGAGTTCCTGATGGACGCATTCTTCAATTCACTTCGTTCCATGCCCCTGCGCCGCGGTCCTGGCCGTTTGGCCGGCGGCGTAGCCGGAGGCATCGCTGACAAGTTCGGCTGGGACGTCACCTTGGTGCGTATTGCCCTGCTGCTTTCCTTTCTGCTTCCCGTCTTGGGCATTGCCTCATATATCGTGGCGTGGATCCTCATTCCTGGTCAGGACGACACCATCATCTTGCAGAAATGGCTGCGTAAATTCTAAATTCCTTTCCGAGCTTGCCTGCTGGTGAACACCATCTAGCGTGCTCATCTCCCCTAGGGCGAGTCTCATGCACACACAGTGACTTGAGACTCGCCCTAGTGGCTTTAAGCACGTACAATGACACCCAGAGTAGATGCTCAATGGCGCGCGGATCTTGAATAAATCCGAATGGAACTCTTTGTTGACGCGGCACGACCACGGGGCTCGCTCGCTCCAGCTGGCGCACAAAGCTTTCCCTATTACTAAGCGAGGGCCAATGCGCATTGGAATCATGACCTCAGGTGGCGACTGCCCCGGTCTGAACGCTGTTATCCGCGGTGCGGTACTGAACGGCATCAAAAGCTACGACTACGAATTCGTCGGTTTTCGCGATGGCTGGCGCGGCGTCAAGGAAGGCGACTTCTTCGACCTTCCCCGAACCGCTGTGCGGGGCATTGCCAAGCAGGGCGGCACCATTCTGGGCACCTCGCGCACCAACGCTTTTGAAGGGGAACTTGGCGGGCCCGAGAACATCGCCAATATCTTGAAGACCAACAGCATCGACGCGCTGATTGCCATCGGCGGCGAAGGCACCTTGGCTGGAGCTCAGCGCTTGTGCGAAGCCGGTCTGCCAATTGTTGGCGTTCCCAAGACCATCGATAATGACTTGGACGCCACCGATTACACGTTCGGTTTCGATACCGCTAACCAGATCGCCGTAGAAGCCATTGACCGTCTGCGCACCACTGGCGACTCGCACCACCGCTGCATGGTGGCCGAGGTAATGGGCCGCCACGTTGGCTGGATTGCCCTGCATGCGGGCATGGCTTCCGGTGCCCACGCGGTGCTCATCCCAGAAGTCTCCACCAGCATGGAGCAGATCTGCCAGTGGGTCAACGAAGCCCATGAGCGCGGACGTGCGCCATTGGTAGTTGTTGCTGAAGGCTTTGTGCCTGAAGGCATGGAAGAAGCCTTCTCCGTTCGTGGCGTTGATACTTTCGGGCGTGCCCGCCTGGGCGGCATCGGTGAAATGCTCGCCCCGATCATTGAAGAACGTACCGGCATTGAAACGCGTGCGACGGTGCTGGGCCACATCCAGCGCGGTGGCGTACCTACCGCGTTCGACCGCGTGCTGGCCACGCGCTTGGGCATGGCTGCCGTTGATTCGGTCAACGAACAGGCATGGGGCACCATGGTCGCATTGCACGGCACCAAGGTGCTGCGCG comes from Glutamicibacter arilaitensis Re117 and encodes:
- a CDS encoding aminoacyl-tRNA deacylase, coding for MNKLQSDEALTRVTLDASRRNVPIEIVPREKVSSLEEAADALGISASALLKTLVIKKSDDTFVFALIPGGRKLDWAKLRTVIGVNKLSLPPSDIAWDVTHYEPGTITPFGSHTVLPVYIDATVFDEPVPEHIGLGSGDRTHGLLVRAKDLVSGFDAKIVDISTPE
- a CDS encoding acyltransferase family protein codes for the protein MRITAALIVVLYHYTAWGHEHWGTKAAEYWPVLSEFTRYGQLGVPLFFLISGFVILMSLQGKNVIGFIGSRVGRLYPAYWLAVIAAAVISLRIWPTGNEGRSASDILPNLTMMQAGFGVTDMDGVYWTLWVELRFYILLAVLLAFGLVKNRHILWLAGIWPALGLYLHFTNLDSLQEWIAGEYAALFAAGMVLYLIYQNGHSALRWAMVAGNTAIAAYFTGIKGRKDADFLSGLDIPAWHFQLLAVLCVVLLAVCTLTPLKNVQGKWLAVAGSLTYPLYLIHQLWGWWLINQLHDVVNKYVLLAGLMVLMLFVAYLVARYVEQPFGLPLRNATINGLTMARSWAKKALAKPELAIPESKYQQSWHQIR
- the rplL gene encoding 50S ribosomal protein L7/L12, producing MAKLSNEELLSAFKEMTIIELSEFVKEFEETFDVTAAAVAVAGPAAGGEAAAEEQTEFDVVLESAGDKKIAVIKEVRALTSLGLKEAKELVDAAPKALLEGVAKDAAEKAKEALEAAGATVSVK
- the rplJ gene encoding 50S ribosomal protein L10, which codes for MATPSKTAAIEEITTEFNDSSAAVLTEYRGLTVAQLKDLRRSLGQETKYAVVKNTLTAIAAKNAGIDAFDDQLSGPTAIAFIKGDAVAAAKSLTEFAKTNDKLVIKTGWFEGKALDQSGIAALAALESRETQLARVAAVLQAPASAAARAVEALRAKLDENGGAAAEEAPAEA
- the rplA gene encoding 50S ribosomal protein L1 — translated: MAKRSKAYVAAAAKIDADKFYAPAEAIALAKEIAGDKGHSTVEVAFRLGVDPRKADQMVRGTVNLPHGTGKVARVVVFANGDKAEAAREAGADFVGSDDLIEKIQGGWTDFDAAVATPDLMGKVGRLGKVLGPRNLMPNPKTGTVTMDVAKAVNDIKGGKIDFRVDKHSNLHFIIGKVSFDAQQLTENYAAALDEVLRLKPSASKGRYISKATIATTFGPGIPVDANVTRVEA
- the rplK gene encoding 50S ribosomal protein L11 codes for the protein MAPKKKVTGLIKLQIQAGAANPAPPIGPALGQHGVNIMEFCKAYNAATESQRGNVVPVEITVYEDRSFTFITKTPPAAELIKKAAGIAKGSGVPHTDKVANLTLAQVEEIASTKMADLNANDLAAAAKIIAGTARSMGVTVEG
- the nusG gene encoding transcription termination/antitermination protein NusG; this encodes MSDKELEPQINDEVENEFVEAAGDQVEPAVEADVDPTEAPAQDAEDAQVIEGEADETEAEAEDAEDADGEGNVAKLKEEFRAKLRRLPGDWFVIHTYAGYENRVKVNLETRIQTQDMDEFIFDIQVPMEEVVEVKNTQRKIVRRVRIPGYVLVRMELTDASWGVVRHTPGVTGFVGNAHDPNPLSLDEVFSMLEHTIVDPVEQPSASKPGRAPITEVTVDFEVGESVIVNDGPFETMPATISEIKLDAAQLVVLVSIFERETPVTLNFNQVTKIQ
- the secE gene encoding preprotein translocase subunit SecE; the protein is MTESALSSGKGGQKLGFFARIFLFFRQVIAELKKVVTPTRSELVNYFLVVVGFVVVVMLIVTALDFVFGQGSILLFTKQVEQ